From Brassica oleracea var. oleracea cultivar TO1000 chromosome C3, BOL, whole genome shotgun sequence, a single genomic window includes:
- the LOC106333831 gene encoding uncharacterized protein LOC106333831, with product MEAQTQMQQLVPVFNGNEYELWSIKMRTLLMSRDLWDVIESETSDQPMEEELVKSQRIKDMSALYMLQMSVSDTIFLRIARATSSKQAWELLKAEFGETESIRDMKKQNVGMVYENLIMGEEESVDEFAWRVMDLANRLRFYGRNIPDDDVIFRIITKLPASFNESVSYIRTLKDVTITEVVEMLRGDEWWQRLMDEEASGSEKWCEFCRKKRHDTSECYSKNKKVRR from the coding sequence ATGGAGGCTCAAACGCAGATGCAACAGCTTGTTCCGGTGTTCAATGGAAACGAATATGAGCTTTGGAGTATCAAAATGAGAACCTTATTGATGTCCCGTGACCTATGGGATGTTATAGAGAGTGAAACCTCGGATCAGCCTATGGAAGAAGAGTTGGTTAAGTCACAGAGAATCAAGGATATGTCGGCACTTTACATGCTTCAAATGTCGGTATCAGACACGATCTTTCTTCGGATAGCAAGAGCTACCTCGTCGAAGCAAGCATGGGAACTTTTGAAGGCGGAGTTCGGAGAAACCGAGAGTATTCGGGATATGAAGAAACAGAATGTTGGGATGGTGTATGAGAATTTGATAATGGGAGAAGAAGAAAGTGTTGATGAGTTTGCTTGGCGAGTGATGGATCTTGCGAACCGGCTAAGGTTCTATGGAAGAAACATTCCTGATGATGATGTCATCTTTAGGATTATTACGAAGTTACCCGCCAGTTTTAACGAGTCTGTATCATACATTCGAACTTTAAAAGACGTTACTATCACTGAGGTTGTTGAGATGTTGCGAGGTGATGAGTGGTGGCAAAGACTTATGGATGAAGAAGCTTCCGGGAGTGAAAAATGGTGTGAGTTTTGCAGGAAGAAGAGGCATGACACCTCAGAATGCTATTCAAAGAACAAGAAAGTAAGACGGTAG